The following are from one region of the Shinella sp. PSBB067 genome:
- the hfq gene encoding RNA chaperone Hfq: MAERSQNLQDLFLNTVRKQKISLTIFLINGVKLTGVVTSFDNFCVLLRRDGHSQLVYKHAISTIMPGQPLQMFETEESGS, encoded by the coding sequence ATGGCGGAACGTTCTCAGAACCTGCAGGATCTTTTTCTTAATACCGTTCGCAAGCAAAAGATTTCCCTGACGATCTTCCTCATCAACGGGGTCAAGCTGACCGGGGTTGTCACCTCTTTCGACAACTTCTGTGTGCTCCTGCGTCGCGACGGTCACTCGCAGCTCGTGTACAAGCACGCGATCTCCACCATCATGCCCGGCCAGCCGCTGCAGATGTTCGAGACCGAGGAAAGCGGCTCCTGA
- the hflX gene encoding GTPase HflX, producing MRAVVIVPVLKASRAKPDPAAPAPRSDEARLEEAVGLARAIDLTVAYSAIVPVAQPKPGTLLGTGKIEEIKAALDEHDAGLVIVDHPLTPVQQRNLEKEWNAKVIDRTGLILEIFGRRASTKEGTLQVELAHLNYQRGRLVRSWTHLERQRGGAGFMGGPGETQIEADRRLLQDKIVKLERELEQVRRTRQLHRSKRKKVPHPIVALVGYTNAGKSTLFNRITGAGVLAEDMLFATLDPTLRRMKLPQGRTVILSDTVGFISNLPTHLVAAFRATLEEVLEADLILHVRDMSDPDNGAQSSDVLRILADLGIDEKDGAERILEVWNKIDRLEPEAREALVQKAGSQPNVIAVSAISGEGVDTLLAEINQRLSGVLVDRDVVVPVMQLQLLPWIYDHSIVDAREDLEDGNVRLELRLTETEAAELDRRLGLGGRPAREDWER from the coding sequence ATGCGCGCCGTCGTCATCGTCCCTGTATTGAAGGCTTCGCGCGCCAAGCCCGATCCGGCGGCGCCGGCCCCGCGGTCCGACGAGGCGCGCCTGGAAGAGGCCGTGGGCCTCGCCCGGGCCATCGACCTCACGGTGGCCTACTCGGCCATCGTGCCCGTGGCGCAGCCCAAGCCCGGAACGCTTCTCGGCACCGGCAAGATCGAGGAGATCAAGGCTGCGCTCGACGAGCACGATGCCGGCCTCGTCATCGTCGACCATCCCCTGACGCCCGTGCAGCAGCGCAATCTCGAGAAGGAATGGAACGCCAAGGTCATCGACCGCACCGGCCTCATTCTCGAAATCTTCGGCCGCCGTGCCTCCACCAAGGAAGGCACGCTCCAGGTCGAGCTCGCCCATCTCAACTACCAGCGCGGCCGCCTCGTGCGCAGCTGGACCCACCTTGAGCGCCAGCGCGGCGGCGCCGGCTTCATGGGCGGTCCGGGCGAAACGCAGATCGAGGCCGACCGCCGGCTGCTGCAGGACAAGATCGTCAAGCTGGAGCGCGAACTGGAGCAGGTGCGCCGCACCCGCCAGCTTCACCGCTCCAAGCGCAAGAAGGTGCCGCATCCCATCGTCGCGCTCGTCGGCTATACGAATGCCGGCAAGTCGACGCTGTTCAACCGCATCACCGGGGCAGGGGTGCTCGCCGAGGACATGCTCTTCGCCACGCTCGACCCGACGCTGCGCCGCATGAAGCTGCCGCAGGGCCGCACCGTCATCCTCTCCGATACGGTGGGCTTCATCTCCAACCTGCCGACCCACCTCGTCGCCGCCTTCCGCGCGACGCTGGAAGAGGTGCTGGAGGCGGACCTGATCCTGCATGTGCGCGACATGTCCGACCCGGACAACGGCGCGCAATCGTCCGACGTGCTGCGCATCCTCGCCGATCTCGGCATCGACGAGAAGGACGGCGCCGAACGTATCCTCGAAGTCTGGAACAAGATCGACCGGCTGGAGCCCGAAGCGCGCGAAGCGCTGGTGCAGAAGGCGGGTAGCCAGCCGAACGTGATTGCCGTGTCCGCCATTTCGGGCGAGGGGGTCGATACGCTGCTGGCCGAGATCAACCAGCGGCTCTCCGGCGTGCTCGTCGACCGCGACGTCGTCGTGCCTGTCATGCAGTTGCAGCTTCTGCCGTGGATTTACGACCATTCGATCGTCGACGCCCGCGAGGACCTCGAGGACGGCAATGTGCGGCTGGAACTGCGGCTGACGGAAACGGAAGCCGCCGAACTCGACCGCCGTCTCGGCCTCGGCGGCAGGCCGGCGCGCGAGGATTGGGAGCGCTGA
- the mazG gene encoding nucleoside triphosphate pyrophosphohydrolase, with the protein MQPSRDIERLIEIMAALRQPETGCPWDIVQTFETIKPYTIEEAYEVADAIERNDMDDLCEELGDLLLQVVFHARMAEERGTFDFGSVVEAVTRKMIRRHPHVFARSGADTPEAVKLQWDAIKQAEKQERKERRARRGLPEDPLHGHLGSVQRSFPALVEALKLQERAAKVGFDWSEPAPILDKIEEEIGELREALHNDDKAAVADELGDLIFALVNIGRHVGADPEMALRGTNTKFRNRFSHIEDSLAANGESLEEATLERMEELWQAAKGIERQLAK; encoded by the coding sequence ATGCAGCCGAGCCGCGACATCGAACGCCTGATCGAAATCATGGCCGCCCTGCGCCAGCCCGAGACCGGCTGCCCCTGGGACATCGTCCAGACCTTCGAGACGATCAAGCCCTATACGATCGAGGAGGCCTACGAGGTCGCCGACGCGATCGAGCGGAACGACATGGACGATCTTTGCGAGGAACTGGGCGATCTCCTGCTGCAGGTGGTTTTCCATGCCCGCATGGCGGAGGAGCGTGGCACGTTCGATTTCGGCAGCGTCGTCGAGGCCGTGACACGCAAGATGATCCGGCGCCACCCGCATGTCTTCGCCCGCTCGGGCGCGGACACGCCAGAGGCGGTGAAGCTGCAATGGGATGCGATCAAGCAGGCGGAAAAGCAGGAGCGCAAGGAGCGCCGCGCGAGGCGCGGACTGCCGGAGGACCCGCTGCACGGCCATCTCGGTTCGGTACAGCGCTCGTTTCCGGCGCTCGTCGAGGCGCTCAAGCTTCAGGAGCGCGCCGCCAAGGTCGGCTTCGACTGGTCGGAGCCTGCACCGATCCTCGACAAGATCGAGGAGGAGATCGGCGAATTGCGCGAGGCGCTGCACAACGACGACAAGGCGGCGGTCGCGGACGAACTCGGCGACCTGATCTTCGCGCTGGTCAATATCGGCCGTCATGTCGGTGCCGACCCGGAAATGGCGCTGCGCGGCACGAACACCAAGTTCCGCAACCGGTTCTCGCACATCGAGGACAGCCTTGCGGCCAATGGCGAAAGCCTCGAAGAAGCGACGCTGGAGCGGATGGAAGAGCTGTGGCAGGCGGCGAAGGGGATCGAACGGCAGTTGGCGAAGTAA